The following proteins come from a genomic window of Candidatus Bathyarchaeota archaeon:
- a CDS encoding HNH endonuclease — protein sequence MGGVKKAGKPKLPTLPTRIKRKSLGSLRKKILERDNYTCQICYRKLPPNQLIIDHIIPVSFGGTDDEYNLRVVCKECHKLLASAPYWKEA from the coding sequence ATGGGAGGAGTAAAGAAAGCAGGAAAACCAAAGCTTCCAACGCTTCCTACGCGTATAAAACGCAAATCTTTAGGAAGCTTACGTAAAAAGATTCTTGAACGAGATAATTATACTTGCCAAATTTGCTATAGAAAGCTTCCACCTAACCAGCTTATTATCGATCATATTATTCCAGTTAGCTTTGGTGGAACAGATGATGAATATAATTTACGCGTAGTTTGTAAGGAATGTCATAAGCTTTTAGCTTCAGCTCCATACTGGAAGGAAGCATAA
- a CDS encoding DUF2190 family protein encodes MAAGDVIYEYGFFLLPVSKTATAAISKGDVVSLADGRKCAAGDDGPFGVAITDIASGEDMKGKVLIKGVVKVVASGSIGQFKFVAPDANGKVKEAAALSVSIPSGETTVTSTAAQPNLVETGSYCPDGLVGTALEAASANGDVIAIILQ; translated from the coding sequence GTGGCGGCAGGAGACGTAATATATGAATATGGCTTCTTCCTTCTACCTGTTAGCAAAACTGCTACAGCTGCTATAAGCAAAGGCGATGTTGTAAGCTTAGCTGATGGTAGAAAATGCGCAGCTGGGGATGATGGCCCTTTTGGCGTCGCTATTACAGATATAGCTTCAGGCGAGGATATGAAAGGTAAAGTTCTTATAAAGGGAGTCGTTAAAGTTGTTGCAAGCGGGTCAATTGGGCAATTTAAGTTTGTTGCGCCAGATGCAAACGGGAAAGTTAAGGAGGCTGCTGCGCTTAGTGTTTCAATTCCTTCAGGTGAAACTACAGTAACATCAACAGCAGCTCAACCAAATTTAGTTGAAACAGGGAGCTATTGTCCAGACGGTTTGGTTGGAACAGCTTTAGAAGCAGCCAGCGCAAACGGCGATGTTATCGCTATAATTCTTCAATAA